The following DNA comes from Caldisericia bacterium.
GATAAACAAATCAACCTCTGGGTAGGGAAAAATAAAGCACAGGTAAATGGAAAAGATATCTTAATTGATCCGAATAACCCTAAGGTAGTTCCACTTATAATAAAAGGAAGAACAATGCTTCCGGTAAGATTTGTTGCTGAAAATATGGGGTGTCGTGTTGATTGGTATCCACCACAAGTTATAATCACTTATCCTGCTGATTGATGAAAAACTAAAAGGACTGAGGAAATCTCAGTCCTTTTTAATATCGTATTTATACNNNNNNNNNNAAGATAGACATCATTAAAAAT
Coding sequences within:
- a CDS encoding copper amine oxidase N-terminal domain-containing protein is translated as DKQINLWVGKNKAQVNGKDILIDPNNPKVVPLIIKGRTMLPVRFVAENMGCRVDWYPPQVIITYPAD